One window of Nocardia sp. NBC_00508 genomic DNA carries:
- a CDS encoding saccharopine dehydrogenase has protein sequence MNDDLQFDAQGPVLLVGGYGTVGAEVARMAAASLPLLLTGRSVERGRDLAAETGAALRVWDLADPAPFRAGVRAVAGLVNDPDDRILRAAIAGGVPFVDVTRWTSRLQRAATVASMLRPAAPVLLSSAWMGGVTSLVAAHLADELGGADTVEVAIRWDLRDRAGADSVEFMDRLGLDYEVVEDGQRRTVMPLSDARRIRIGDSVTRVARIDTPEQFTLPLTLGTTTAATRIGFDSAASTSALLAVKRIGFFRWGRGDCFAGARRTLLYAPGEGGIAKLRIDVTHGGITRTAVVTDPAGQAHLTAVGALQGIFRVLGLDGAPASPGVSFPEQTPAPAEVPTMLANHGVRVDTVAETGRAA, from the coding sequence GCTGCTGCTCACCGGCCGGTCCGTGGAACGCGGTCGGGATCTGGCGGCGGAGACCGGTGCGGCGCTGCGGGTGTGGGATCTGGCCGATCCGGCTCCCTTTCGAGCGGGTGTGCGTGCGGTCGCCGGGCTGGTCAACGACCCCGATGACCGGATCCTGCGGGCGGCGATCGCGGGCGGGGTGCCGTTCGTCGACGTCACCCGCTGGACCAGCCGTTTGCAACGCGCCGCGACCGTGGCCTCGATGCTCCGTCCGGCCGCACCTGTGCTGCTGTCCTCGGCGTGGATGGGTGGCGTCACCAGCCTCGTCGCGGCCCATCTCGCCGACGAGCTCGGCGGCGCGGACACCGTCGAGGTGGCGATCCGCTGGGACTTGCGGGACCGAGCCGGGGCCGACTCGGTGGAGTTCATGGACCGGCTGGGACTGGACTACGAGGTGGTCGAGGACGGGCAGCGGCGCACCGTGATGCCGCTCAGCGACGCTCGCCGAATCCGCATCGGCGACAGCGTCACCCGGGTCGCCCGCATCGACACGCCGGAACAGTTCACACTGCCCCTGACACTCGGCACCACCACCGCGGCAACCCGTATCGGATTCGATTCTGCCGCGTCCACTTCCGCGTTGCTCGCGGTCAAGCGAATCGGGTTCTTCCGCTGGGGGCGCGGCGACTGCTTCGCCGGTGCGCGGCGGACATTGCTGTATGCGCCCGGTGAGGGCGGCATCGCCAAGCTACGCATCGATGTCACCCACGGCGGAATCACCCGTACCGCGGTCGTGACCGACCCGGCCGGGCAAGCCCACCTCACGGCGGTCGGCGCACTGCAAGGAATATTCCGAGTGCTGGGCCTGGACGGCGCACCCGCGTCTCCCGGCGTCAGCTTCCCAGAGCAGACACCCGCGCCCGCCGAGGTTCCGACCATGCTGGCGAACCACGGTGTGCGGGTCGACACCGTAGCCGAGACCGGCAGGGCCGCATGA